From a single Bryobacter aggregatus MPL3 genomic region:
- the glnA gene encoding type I glutamate--ammonia ligase — MTPQEVLDFAKANAVQQVDIRFADIPGLSHHITYPISEVSLDSFESGFGIDGSSIRGWAAINESDMLLVPDPGTAFLDPFTRVKTLVMNGTVIDPITRQHYERDPRWIAIKAENYLKTTGIADTIFVGAEAEFFIFENVSFDQNMHSAHYQIDSDEGHWSSGRRENNLGYRPRVKEGYFPVPPTDHYHDLRSEMVEVMQACGLEIECHHHEVATAGQSEIDQRYNTMVKSADNMMLYKYVVRNVAQRNGKTVTFMPKPLFGDAGSGMHVHQSLWRDGKPLFAGELYAGLSQTALWYIGGLLKHARALSAIIAPTTNSYKRLAPGYEAPVNLAYSRRNRSAAVRIPMYSSAPKSKRVEFRPPDPSANPYLSFSAMLMAGIDGIINRIDPGESLDKDIYDLSPEELKAVPSMPASLDEALDCLESDYEFLLKGDVFTAELIETYIAYKRKNEADAIRLRPHPYEFHLYYDI; from the coding sequence ATGACTCCTCAAGAAGTCCTGGATTTTGCCAAGGCGAATGCTGTCCAGCAGGTCGATATTCGTTTTGCCGATATCCCAGGCCTGTCCCACCACATTACCTACCCGATCTCCGAGGTCAGTCTCGACAGTTTCGAGTCCGGTTTCGGCATTGATGGCTCTTCCATCCGTGGTTGGGCAGCGATCAACGAAAGCGATATGCTGCTGGTGCCTGATCCAGGCACGGCCTTTCTCGATCCCTTCACGCGCGTCAAAACACTGGTGATGAACGGTACCGTGATCGACCCGATCACTCGCCAGCACTATGAGCGCGACCCGCGCTGGATTGCGATCAAGGCCGAAAACTATCTGAAAACCACCGGCATCGCGGACACCATCTTTGTGGGGGCTGAGGCAGAGTTCTTTATTTTTGAGAACGTCAGCTTCGACCAGAATATGCACTCGGCTCACTATCAGATCGATAGCGATGAGGGCCATTGGAGTTCCGGCCGGCGTGAGAACAATCTCGGGTACCGGCCGCGCGTCAAAGAAGGTTATTTCCCGGTTCCTCCCACCGATCACTATCACGATCTCCGCTCGGAGATGGTGGAAGTGATGCAGGCTTGCGGGCTCGAGATCGAGTGCCACCACCATGAGGTTGCCACCGCGGGCCAGTCGGAAATCGACCAGCGCTACAACACGATGGTGAAGAGCGCCGACAACATGATGCTCTATAAGTACGTTGTGCGGAATGTCGCGCAGCGTAATGGGAAGACCGTCACCTTTATGCCCAAGCCGCTCTTTGGGGACGCCGGGAGCGGCATGCACGTTCACCAGAGTCTCTGGCGCGATGGCAAGCCACTGTTTGCGGGGGAACTGTACGCCGGTTTGAGCCAGACTGCGCTCTGGTACATCGGTGGACTCTTGAAGCATGCCCGCGCCCTCAGCGCGATTATTGCCCCCACCACCAATAGCTACAAGCGCCTGGCTCCTGGTTATGAGGCGCCGGTCAATCTGGCCTACAGCCGCCGGAATCGCTCCGCAGCGGTTCGCATTCCGATGTATTCTTCGGCTCCGAAATCAAAGCGTGTGGAGTTCCGTCCGCCCGATCCCAGCGCAAATCCTTATCTTTCGTTTTCCGCGATGTTGATGGCTGGGATCGATGGCATTATTAATCGCATCGATCCGGGCGAGTCGCTCGACAAAGACATCTACGATCTCTCTCCCGAAGAGTTGAAGGCTGTGCCATCGATGCCTGCTTCGCTTGACGAAGCGCTCGACTGTCTCGAATCTGATTACGAGTTCCTGCTCAAGGGCGATGTGTTCACCGCCGAGCTGATTGAAACTTATATCGCCTATAAACGTAAAAATGAGGCCGACGCCATCCGGCTGCGGCCTCATCCTTACGAATTTCACCTGTACTACGACATCTAA
- a CDS encoding glutamine-synthetase adenylyltransferase: MSDLILNSLEGILKNHSRVLAEELRQHPEWLEGLQLERDFAVDRFRELLAEIPFQNLALAAFRRRCILRILLRDILGHASLSQTVSEISALADAILDWSYQQIRHEAEAVYGTPRLEDGTRCGCSILALGKLGGQELNYSSDIDLMYVYDGVGETSGPMVLSNKEFFEKVAQRQTQFLGAYTAEGICYRVDLRLRPEGSLGEIAVSLEAAREYYRVRARDWELQMMIKARVSAGDPAPGLALIEFVEPLTYRTTTDFSAIEAVSASRVRLDEKLSTRKLSGDALDIKLTGGGIRDIEFLVQCLQRLHGGREPWLRHGGTMLALARLNDKSLISNAEFLELSEAYEFLRHLEHRLQVMEDRQTHSMPENPEEIDHLARRMPPIDLGHENTGPRLVARLKRHLAAVESIYAKFIYGRAAAWAPSQPDRSPLNAGSKLDRLLDAAKHDAALTRDLLDIAALSPYLTEELVRQPLWVEEVRRMRVSANHPVQWEAEGGMRRAFRRRNFRIQCESLCLRRPVFETLSATSDLADAVIAQAYRLALNDVSKGRTQIDRDMMVVALGRLGMREFDLASDADLVFILPNDAAEDLEFWTRVAARMIELLTAYTGDGVIFTVDARLRPYGREGDLVQFEETYIDYFTQHAEAWEGIAYMKARAVAGNVERATAFLSELQQVDWRRYGQSHRSRRQLSDMRVRLEKEQGKSNALKAGHGGYYDIDFILMYLRLRGAGIFFKVLNTPERIDVLEKMGHLERDDARFLMDAATLFRAIDHGLRLYTGQPAGNLPHSRATLDALHAMLERWVPDRLRRESFEADLRSIQDQTRETFDRLFA, encoded by the coding sequence TTGTCTGATCTCATCCTCAACTCTCTCGAAGGGATTCTCAAGAATCATAGCCGCGTGCTGGCTGAGGAATTGCGGCAACATCCCGAATGGCTTGAGGGACTGCAACTGGAACGTGATTTTGCCGTCGATCGCTTCCGCGAACTTCTGGCCGAAATTCCTTTTCAAAATCTCGCCCTTGCGGCCTTCCGCCGCCGTTGTATCCTGCGCATTCTCCTGCGCGACATTCTGGGGCATGCCTCGCTTTCCCAGACTGTTTCTGAGATCTCCGCTCTTGCCGACGCGATTCTGGACTGGTCCTACCAACAGATTCGTCATGAGGCCGAGGCGGTTTATGGCACCCCCCGGCTGGAGGACGGCACGCGCTGCGGCTGCTCCATCCTCGCTCTCGGCAAACTGGGTGGGCAGGAACTGAATTACAGCTCCGACATTGACTTGATGTATGTCTACGACGGTGTTGGCGAAACCAGCGGTCCGATGGTTCTCAGTAACAAAGAGTTTTTTGAGAAAGTTGCGCAACGGCAAACGCAGTTTCTTGGTGCTTATACCGCCGAAGGCATTTGTTATCGCGTCGACTTGCGTCTTCGTCCCGAAGGTAGCCTCGGCGAGATTGCTGTTTCTCTGGAGGCGGCGCGCGAGTATTACCGAGTCCGCGCGCGCGACTGGGAACTTCAGATGATGATCAAGGCCCGGGTTTCTGCTGGCGACCCTGCCCCCGGACTGGCGCTCATCGAATTCGTCGAACCTCTCACCTATCGCACCACCACCGATTTTTCGGCGATTGAAGCGGTCAGCGCAAGCCGGGTCCGGCTGGACGAAAAACTTTCCACCCGCAAGTTGAGCGGTGATGCACTCGACATCAAGCTCACGGGCGGTGGCATTCGCGATATTGAGTTTCTGGTGCAGTGCCTCCAGCGTCTGCATGGAGGACGTGAGCCCTGGTTGCGCCACGGTGGCACAATGCTCGCGCTCGCCCGGCTCAACGACAAATCGCTGATCTCGAACGCCGAGTTTCTCGAGCTCAGCGAAGCTTATGAATTCCTTCGTCATCTCGAACATCGCCTGCAGGTGATGGAAGACCGGCAGACGCATAGCATGCCCGAGAATCCGGAAGAGATCGATCACCTCGCCCGGCGTATGCCTCCGATTGATCTTGGCCATGAGAACACGGGGCCGCGTCTGGTGGCGCGCCTCAAGCGGCATCTTGCTGCTGTGGAATCGATCTACGCCAAGTTTATTTACGGGCGTGCGGCGGCATGGGCGCCGAGTCAGCCGGATCGATCACCGCTGAATGCGGGTTCCAAGCTCGATCGGTTGCTCGACGCCGCCAAGCACGACGCTGCGCTCACCCGTGATCTTCTGGATATTGCGGCGCTGAGCCCCTATCTCACGGAAGAACTGGTGCGCCAGCCGCTCTGGGTGGAAGAGGTGCGCCGCATGCGCGTCAGTGCGAATCATCCGGTGCAATGGGAGGCAGAAGGGGGCATGCGCCGGGCTTTCCGCCGCCGCAATTTCCGCATCCAGTGCGAAAGCCTCTGTCTGCGCCGCCCTGTTTTTGAAACGCTCTCGGCCACCAGTGATCTGGCGGATGCCGTCATTGCCCAAGCGTATCGGCTGGCGCTGAATGATGTTTCAAAAGGGCGCACGCAGATTGACCGCGACATGATGGTGGTTGCCTTGGGCCGGCTGGGCATGCGGGAATTCGATCTGGCAAGTGATGCCGATCTGGTTTTCATTCTTCCGAATGATGCGGCTGAGGATCTTGAGTTCTGGACCCGTGTGGCCGCCCGCATGATCGAGCTGTTGACGGCCTACACTGGCGATGGCGTGATCTTTACCGTGGACGCGCGGCTCCGTCCCTACGGACGGGAAGGCGACCTGGTGCAGTTTGAAGAGACCTACATCGATTACTTCACCCAGCATGCCGAGGCCTGGGAAGGCATTGCTTACATGAAAGCTCGCGCCGTTGCCGGTAACGTGGAGCGGGCCACTGCCTTCTTAAGTGAACTCCAGCAAGTGGATTGGCGCCGCTATGGACAATCGCATCGGTCTCGCAGGCAACTGAGTGATATGCGTGTACGTCTTGAGAAAGAGCAGGGAAAGAGCAACGCGCTCAAGGCGGGCCATGGTGGCTATTACGACATCGATTTCATCTTGATGTATCTACGCTTGCGCGGCGCGGGAATCTTTTTTAAAGTGCTCAACACTCCCGAGCGGATCGATGTACTCGAAAAGATGGGTCATCTGGAACGTGACGATGCCCGCTTCCTCATGGATGCGGCGACGCTCTTTCGCGCCATTGATCACGGATTGCGCCTCTACACCGGACAACCAGCCGGGAATCTTCCTCACTCCCGTGCCACTCTCGATGCGCTGCATGCCATGCTCGAGCGCTGGGTGCCTGACCGGCTGCGCCGGGAAAGTTTTGAAGCAGATCTCCGCAGTATCCAGGACCAGACTCGCGAAACCTTTGATCGCCTTTTTGCCTAA
- a CDS encoding glutamine synthetase family protein codes for MSNDLRNFLTLSYGELEELNLAAKEQRKNRVPAHVIQEERLKYLTDAKGIKAITVMFSDLEGRLHMLDYDKKFLINSFDNLTFDGSSIRGFTAQRESDLRLAIDWSAFYWGPADVFGSGKALVFGEVVDKDGSAYRGDLRAVLKEFSNEQFSKNGYTLNAANEIEGFLFKGTDAERHYHELGKFEYVNTGGYYHSLPGDLLRTFIDTTAEVQRSMGFENEKDHPEVAPSQFEINYSYGEVVAAADQIQLYKLICRQVATRMGLTASFLPKPVVGVNGSGMHTNVSITKGGKNVFWDPKGEEKISKFAWQFIDRILTHGNDICLMLNASVNAYRRLDPHFEAPNQIKASATDRGSMVRIPIGNEKSSRVEVRSVGPDANPYMVLYSVFKTGLDGEISKIKNLRQAERYLPDNVYTAMENFRASDWSTKLLGDDVKGRYADLKQASADRCPRLLGTFVKAPEVQYHHEVYNQFLWNQF; via the coding sequence ATGTCTAACGATTTGCGCAATTTTTTAACGCTTTCCTATGGAGAGCTGGAAGAACTGAACCTGGCAGCCAAGGAGCAGCGCAAGAATCGCGTTCCCGCTCACGTGATCCAGGAAGAACGCCTGAAGTATCTCACTGACGCAAAAGGGATCAAGGCGATCACCGTCATGTTCAGCGACCTCGAAGGCCGCCTGCATATGCTCGACTATGACAAGAAGTTTTTGATCAATAGTTTCGACAATCTGACTTTTGATGGTTCTTCGATTCGTGGCTTTACCGCGCAGCGCGAGAGCGATCTTCGCCTGGCAATCGACTGGAGTGCGTTCTATTGGGGTCCGGCAGATGTCTTCGGATCGGGCAAGGCACTGGTCTTCGGTGAAGTCGTCGACAAGGACGGCTCGGCCTACCGTGGCGACCTGCGTGCCGTGCTGAAAGAATTCTCGAACGAGCAGTTCTCGAAGAACGGCTACACCCTGAACGCTGCGAACGAAATCGAAGGATTCCTGTTCAAGGGCACCGATGCAGAACGTCATTATCATGAGCTCGGTAAGTTTGAGTATGTGAACACCGGCGGCTACTATCACTCTCTGCCTGGCGACCTGCTCCGCACCTTCATCGACACCACGGCCGAAGTGCAGCGCTCGATGGGCTTTGAAAACGAAAAGGACCATCCGGAAGTGGCTCCTTCGCAGTTTGAAATCAACTACTCCTACGGCGAAGTGGTCGCGGCGGCGGACCAGATTCAGCTCTACAAGCTGATCTGCCGTCAAGTGGCCACCCGCATGGGCCTCACCGCCAGCTTCCTGCCCAAGCCGGTTGTCGGCGTCAACGGCAGCGGCATGCATACCAACGTTTCGATCACCAAGGGTGGCAAGAACGTGTTCTGGGATCCGAAGGGCGAAGAGAAGATCAGCAAGTTTGCCTGGCAGTTCATCGATCGCATCCTCACTCATGGCAACGACATCTGCCTGATGCTGAATGCGAGCGTGAACGCCTACCGCCGTCTCGATCCACACTTCGAAGCGCCGAACCAGATCAAGGCCTCGGCCACGGATCGTGGTTCGATGGTTCGCATTCCGATCGGCAACGAGAAGAGTTCGCGTGTGGAGGTTCGCTCGGTGGGACCGGACGCCAACCCCTACATGGTGCTGTATTCGGTCTTCAAGACTGGCCTCGACGGCGAGATCTCGAAGATCAAGAATCTGCGCCAGGCAGAGCGCTACCTTCCGGACAACGTCTACACGGCAATGGAAAACTTCCGGGCCTCCGATTGGTCCACCAAGCTGCTGGGAGACGACGTCAAGGGCCGCTATGCGGATCTGAAGCAAGCTTCCGCCGATCGCTGCCCCCGTCTTCTCGGCACCTTCGTCAAGGCGCCAGAAGTGCAGTATCACCACGAGGTTTACAACCAGTTCCTCTGGAACCAGTTCTAA
- a CDS encoding MOSC domain-containing protein has product MDGNISQLNISRGGLPKRPLPQAQLTPLGLEGDDWAHPQVHGGPNQALLLIGQEVLDELNALGYTLFPGALGENLTTTGLDYQQLALGQRFRLGAQGLIELTKLRKPCRTLDLYNQPGLEKIQKLLTQKGRGGWYARVQKGGLLFPGDRISLVDQVV; this is encoded by the coding sequence ATGGACGGTAATATAAGTCAGCTGAATATTTCACGGGGTGGACTTCCCAAGCGTCCTCTGCCGCAGGCTCAACTCACGCCACTCGGTTTAGAGGGAGATGACTGGGCTCACCCCCAAGTCCACGGTGGTCCCAATCAGGCTCTGCTGCTGATTGGGCAGGAAGTTCTCGACGAACTCAATGCCCTCGGCTACACGCTGTTTCCGGGCGCGCTGGGCGAAAATCTCACCACGACCGGACTGGATTATCAGCAACTTGCGCTGGGCCAACGCTTTCGTTTGGGAGCGCAAGGTCTGATCGAGCTGACGAAATTGCGCAAACCCTGCCGCACCCTTGATCTATATAACCAGCCTGGTCTTGAAAAAATCCAGAAACTGCTGACGCAGAAGGGGCGCGGTGGCTGGTATGCCCGCGTTCAGAAAGGTGGGCTGCTCTTTCCGGGTGATAGGATCAGCTTGGTAGACCAAGTTGTCTGA
- a CDS encoding single-stranded DNA-binding protein — translation MARSVNKVILIGNLGRDAETKFTPQGIAVSRFSIATTRRIKDSGSGDWKDETDWNNVVLWRNENLAQYLTKGKQVYIEGRLQTRSYEDKDGNKKYSTEVIAEEVMLLGGRGEGEGSGGGMQSAPRSASQRPAQGGGGGRPSGGNFDDFDPGISDDDVPF, via the coding sequence ATGGCACGTAGCGTCAACAAGGTAATTTTGATTGGGAATCTCGGCCGTGATGCCGAAACCAAGTTCACCCCACAGGGGATCGCGGTGAGCCGCTTCTCCATTGCGACCACGCGCCGCATCAAGGATTCCGGTTCTGGCGACTGGAAGGACGAGACCGATTGGAACAACGTCGTCCTCTGGCGCAACGAAAATCTGGCCCAGTATCTGACCAAGGGCAAGCAAGTCTATATCGAAGGCCGTCTGCAGACGCGTAGCTACGAAGACAAAGACGGCAATAAAAAGTACTCCACTGAAGTGATTGCTGAAGAAGTGATGCTGCTTGGTGGCCGTGGGGAAGGCGAAGGCAGCGGTGGCGGCATGCAGAGTGCTCCGCGTAGCGCTTCTCAGCGTCCTGCCCAAGGCGGCGGTGGCGGCCGCCCGTCCGGTGGCAACTTCGACGACTTCGATCCGGGGATCAGCGACGACGACGTTCCTTTCTAG
- a CDS encoding EthD family reductase has protein sequence MICVTAFYPAAGEGRFDTVYYYDRHLPMVSRLLQPFGLQKIEVDEGVSGFAAGMPPNYRFICRLYFDRLEGFQAGIAAVGNQILGDVGNYTDIPVELQVSQTRTL, from the coding sequence ATGATCTGCGTAACCGCGTTTTACCCAGCGGCTGGTGAGGGCCGTTTCGACACTGTTTATTACTACGACCGGCACTTGCCGATGGTGAGCCGGCTCCTGCAGCCCTTTGGTTTGCAGAAGATCGAAGTGGATGAAGGTGTTTCCGGCTTCGCGGCTGGCATGCCGCCGAATTATCGCTTCATTTGCCGCCTCTACTTTGATCGCCTGGAGGGCTTTCAGGCCGGAATCGCCGCAGTCGGCAATCAAATCCTGGGCGATGTCGGCAACTATACGGATATCCCCGTGGAATTGCAGGTCAGCCAAACCCGGACATTGTGA
- a CDS encoding ammonium transporter: MKRTAFAVPLALGSAAALFAQATPPPTLASLEASVKAAQSAGDNAWMMTSCALVLMMTGPGLALFYGGLVRKKNVLATMMQSFTLMALATVLWAVVGYSLCFGEGQPFIGDLRYFMLNGVGADPNTDYAATIPQQTWMMFQLMFAIITPALITGAFAERMKFNAMVLFMILWSFLVYYPMAHMVWGKGGFLNAFSGSPNAVPCFDFAGGTVVHITSGVSALVCAIYMGKRHGYGTEPMKPHSLVLSFIGACMLWMGWFGFNAGSALSAGSLASSAFVTTHFAAATAALGWTLMEWLHSKATVLGAISGAVAGLVVITPAAGFVSPSAALIMGFVGGIFCYYMVVKVKAMLGYDDSLDAFGVHGAGGTLGALLTGVFASTAVNSGIPAGKAGMLEGNGGQVLSQGIGVAIAWGIAIVGTLLILKICDLVCGGVRVSQQDEIEGLDLSQHGEEGYSLEG; the protein is encoded by the coding sequence ATGAAAAGAACCGCATTTGCAGTCCCACTCGCACTTGGCAGTGCCGCTGCGCTTTTCGCGCAGGCAACCCCACCGCCGACCCTCGCCTCCCTTGAGGCAAGCGTCAAGGCCGCACAGTCTGCAGGCGACAACGCATGGATGATGACCAGTTGCGCGCTGGTGCTCATGATGACGGGCCCTGGCCTCGCCCTCTTTTATGGAGGCTTGGTACGTAAGAAAAACGTTCTCGCAACCATGATGCAGAGCTTTACGCTCATGGCCCTGGCAACCGTCCTGTGGGCCGTTGTCGGCTACAGCTTGTGCTTTGGAGAAGGCCAACCTTTTATTGGCGATCTTCGCTATTTCATGTTGAACGGCGTTGGGGCAGATCCCAATACCGACTACGCTGCGACCATTCCGCAGCAAACCTGGATGATGTTCCAGTTGATGTTCGCGATTATTACTCCGGCACTCATTACTGGCGCCTTTGCAGAGCGCATGAAGTTCAATGCGATGGTGTTGTTCATGATTTTGTGGTCGTTCCTGGTGTATTACCCGATGGCGCACATGGTTTGGGGCAAGGGCGGCTTCCTGAATGCGTTTAGTGGCAGTCCAAACGCTGTGCCTTGTTTCGATTTCGCTGGCGGCACGGTGGTGCACATCACCTCGGGTGTTTCCGCGCTGGTCTGTGCCATCTACATGGGCAAGCGGCATGGTTATGGCACGGAGCCGATGAAGCCACATTCGCTGGTGCTGAGTTTTATCGGGGCTTGCATGCTGTGGATGGGCTGGTTTGGCTTTAACGCCGGAAGCGCTCTGAGCGCCGGTTCTCTCGCCTCAAGCGCCTTTGTCACCACGCACTTTGCCGCTGCTACTGCCGCGCTGGGCTGGACCCTGATGGAATGGCTCCACTCGAAGGCGACGGTGCTGGGCGCAATCTCGGGCGCGGTGGCCGGATTGGTTGTGATTACTCCAGCGGCTGGCTTCGTTTCTCCGAGTGCGGCCCTGATCATGGGTTTTGTTGGCGGCATCTTCTGCTACTACATGGTGGTGAAGGTGAAGGCCATGCTCGGCTATGACGATTCGCTCGACGCATTTGGTGTCCACGGCGCAGGCGGCACTCTGGGTGCGCTGCTCACGGGTGTCTTTGCCAGCACGGCCGTCAACTCCGGCATTCCGGCAGGAAAAGCGGGTATGCTCGAAGGCAACGGTGGTCAGGTTCTGAGCCAGGGCATTGGCGTTGCGATCGCATGGGGGATCGCGATTGTTGGCACACTGTTGATTCTAAAGATCTGCGATCTGGTCTGTGGCGGCGTCCGAGTGAGCCAGCAGGATGAAATCGAAGGTCTGGACCTGTCACAACATGGCGAAGAAGGCTACTCGCTGGAAGGCTGA
- a CDS encoding porin codes for MMQYSRFYLKTAICPFFVFCLFAQGPADPTTPAAPANWSAGPINFSGLVDGYFSYAPNHPASRTNIYRNFDVRANSFSLNMAKLTLEHDADPVGFKLDLGFGRAMDIFNFQDTANGFDNLRYVPQAYISFKPKQAKGLQLDFGKFYTSAGAEPTETHLNWNYSRSLLYANGPYYHFGLRTSIPINQHFTAGFQLVNGWNNVEDNNSGKTLGFTTALTLGKFAWMNTYYTGPEKTDTNRGFRNFYDTVVTLNPTSKISTYVNFDYGTEKFAVGKGSNDWIAVAGAAKFQLTNEISISPRIEHYYDKDGFITGTAQKLNEFTLTGEYKWAEGLLTRLEYRRDWSNRQVFERGGTPNATKGQNTVLIGLVAYFGPKR; via the coding sequence ATGATGCAGTATTCGCGCTTTTACCTCAAGACCGCAATTTGCCCATTCTTTGTTTTTTGTCTTTTTGCCCAAGGTCCGGCTGACCCAACCACGCCGGCGGCCCCCGCAAACTGGTCGGCGGGCCCCATCAACTTCAGTGGGCTTGTCGACGGATACTTCAGCTACGCCCCCAATCATCCGGCCTCGAGGACCAATATCTATCGCAACTTCGATGTGCGAGCAAACAGCTTCAGCCTGAACATGGCCAAGCTCACACTGGAGCACGACGCAGATCCAGTGGGTTTCAAATTGGATCTCGGATTCGGGAGGGCAATGGATATCTTCAACTTCCAAGACACCGCGAATGGCTTCGATAACCTGCGCTATGTGCCCCAGGCCTACATCAGCTTCAAGCCGAAACAGGCCAAGGGCTTGCAATTGGATTTCGGAAAGTTCTACACCAGCGCTGGTGCGGAACCAACGGAAACTCACCTCAATTGGAACTATTCGCGCTCGCTTCTCTATGCGAACGGCCCGTATTACCATTTCGGGTTGCGCACCTCCATCCCGATCAACCAACACTTCACCGCTGGCTTCCAGTTGGTGAACGGGTGGAATAACGTCGAAGATAACAATTCCGGTAAGACACTGGGCTTCACCACAGCACTCACTCTCGGTAAGTTCGCCTGGATGAATACTTACTATACAGGTCCCGAGAAAACGGACACGAATCGTGGATTCCGAAACTTCTATGACACCGTAGTCACGCTGAACCCAACCAGTAAAATCAGCACCTATGTGAACTTCGACTACGGTACAGAAAAGTTTGCTGTCGGCAAAGGATCAAATGATTGGATTGCGGTCGCAGGGGCGGCGAAGTTTCAACTCACCAATGAAATTTCGATCAGTCCTCGCATCGAACACTACTACGACAAGGATGGTTTCATCACTGGAACCGCCCAAAAGCTCAACGAGTTCACGCTGACCGGCGAGTACAAGTGGGCAGAAGGTCTCTTGACGCGGCTCGAGTATCGCCGTGATTGGTCCAACAGACAGGTTTTTGAGCGCGGCGGCACCCCAAACGCGACCAAGGGCCAGAATACAGTTCTGATCGGCTTGGTCGCTTACTTCGGACCCAAGCGTTAG
- a CDS encoding P-II family nitrogen regulator — translation MKKLEAVIQPFKLEEVKEALKGIGVDGMTVTEVRGHGRQKGHTEVYRGQEYKVDLLAKIKIEIVIPSARLEEVLDTLMKAARTGKIGDGKIFVYDVADAIRIRNGDRGESAI, via the coding sequence ATGAAAAAACTCGAAGCAGTCATCCAACCGTTCAAGCTGGAAGAAGTGAAGGAAGCCCTCAAGGGCATTGGGGTCGATGGCATGACCGTCACTGAAGTTCGTGGTCACGGACGGCAGAAAGGCCACACCGAGGTCTATCGTGGGCAAGAGTATAAGGTCGACCTGCTGGCCAAGATCAAGATCGAGATCGTGATTCCCAGCGCACGGCTGGAAGAGGTGCTCGACACGCTCATGAAGGCCGCCCGTACGGGCAAGATCGGCGATGGCAAGATCTTTGTCTACGATGTCGCAGATGCAATCCGGATCCGTAACGGAGACCGGGGCGAGAGCGCTATCTAG